ACGAGCTCGCCGGCCCTCACCGGCACCGGCAGGAAGTTCTCCGGTGGCGCCAGCGGGCAGGCCCACCGCGGGCTGTACACGCACGAGGCGTTGTACGCATAGTTGAAATCGATCACGACCTCCGGCGAGCCGGGCTCCAGCTCCAGGACCAGGCCGTCGGTGTCCTTGGCGGTGTCGAACAGGTAGCGGCCGCCGCCGTAGGTTTCGCGCCCCGAGGTCGCGTCGCGAAACGGGACGAAGAGCCCACCCGCGTACTGCACCAGGCTGAGCACGGTCAGCCGGCAGGTCCGGCCCGCCAGGGTGAACGCCAGCCGGCCTGCCCGCCGGTAACGCACCGCACCGTCCTCGCCGCCAGTTTCGATCACGAGCTCGCTGCCGTCGCCGGCCTCGAAGCGGGCCTCCAAGCGGTAGGCCGGGTCGGGCGGAAAGTAGTGCAGCCCCTCGAACGACGAACGTTCCTCGGGTTCGATCGGCGACTGCGGGTGGGATCTGAACAGCTCGTCTCGCCCGCGCCGAAAGTGGGTGAGCGCGTCGGGACCGTTGATGCGGTACAGGCCGCCGACTCGCCGTCGCCAGTCGACGAGGTCCAGGAGGGACTGCGATATGGGGTCTGTCACCGGCCCTGTTCGGACGGCGTCAGCCTGTAGGTGGCCTGTGGCGGCAGATTGGCCAGCGCCTGGTGCACATCGTCTTCCGTCGCGTCCGTCACGGACAGCACGTAACGCCGCGAGCGGGCGTCATGCGTGTCAGCCGGCGCCGGCTGGAGGGTCGTCACGGCGCCGGGCGGCGCTGGCGCCGCCACGGGCGCGGCCACAGGTTCCTGCCTCGGCGGTCGAGTCGCCGCGTCCGCCCGCAGCACCCGCCAGTGATAGAGGCCGACGAGGACCGCGACCACGACCACGGCGAGGTAATGGCCGAAGTCGAGGTTGGCGCTGTCGTTGAGCTTTGGGCTCGCGCTGAAGAGCTGTCGAAGCAGTGCATTCAGCATTCCGACTCCGGCGCCCAACAGAACCAGGACGCTCGCGAGCAGCGCCGCCCACACATACAACCGGCGGCTGAGGGATTGCCGGTCCGCCGCCCATGGGGCGTGTCGCCAGTGAGCCAGCCAGACCGCGGCGCCCACGACCAGCAGGGTGACCCACAGGCTGACGGGATCCTTCCAGTCGGAGGCCGTCACGCTGATGATCGGGGCCTCCAGCTGCTCCGCCAGCGTCCACAGCAGGCCGCCGGCTCCGACCGCCCAGGCTGCCAGCGAGACCAGGGACGCCAGGTTGGTGTAGAGGCGGCGGATGGCGGCTTGGCGGTCCGTCTCCTGGGAGCCGGCGTCTCGCGCCAGCCGCCGGCGCACCATGAACCACGCGATCCCGTACACGACCAGCTGCGAGCCGGGGGCGGCGAGCCCGCTGAGCACGTCGTTGCCCACACCGCCCGGGTTGTTGACACCGAGGCCCCGCGCCAGGACGTAGTACAGGATCTGACTGGCGCCGACGAGCGCGATCGCGATGCTCACCGCCACCGCGATGAAGCCCTGAAGCGCGCGCAGCGTCGAGTGGCGGTCGTCCGCCACGTGGTGCTTGGCGATCGTGCGCGCGTGGAAGCTCCACAGGGTGAGGCCGGCAAGCAGCTGACCGGCCGAGTCGCCGATGAACCGGAGGTCGCCGAGTTGGCTGTGCAGGGCCTTGAGCCAACCGAGCTCGATCAGGGTGCTGGTGCCCGCCAGCATCACCAGCAGCCCGACCAAAAGGGCGGGGTACATGTACCAACGCCGCAGCGTCGCCGAGGCGCCGGTGTCGCCGACCGCTGTGCGATCGCGCGCCGCGATGCGGAAATGGAACGCCCAGATCGCCAGCAGCACGACCAGCACCCACGCGGCCTGGGCGGTCAGGAGCCAGTTCTGGTCGGTGCCACAGCTGAGGCCGGTCGGAATCTTGGGCCCGCTCAGGGGCTCGGTCACCGGTGGACAGGTGTCGAGGATCGGACGCAGCAGGTCGCCCGCCGTGATCGCCAGGGCGATCGCCGCGCCGATGGACGCGAAAAGGCAGGCGGCGTACAGGTAAAGGTGGCGAATCGGCGACGCCCGCTCGGCGGGATCTCGCAGCGCCAAGCGGCCCGCGAACCAGAAATGCACACCCCAGACGGGCAGCGCGACCACGCTCATGGCCGTGAAGCCGGCGAGCTGGCCCCGGCTGTACTGAGCCGAGGGGTCGTTGAACAGAAAAAGGAGCACGGTGGCGCCGAGGAATGACAGCCCAGCCGCCAGCAGCCCCAAACCCGCGGCGCTGACCAGATAGAGGTAGAGGCGGCGGAGAATCACGGCGACAGTTTATGAAGGTGGGCCCGGTTTTGCTCGTCGAGGACTACGATGCGGAGGTGATCTCTGAAGAGCTGCTCGAAGTCTTGGCGTGCCCCAAGTGTCACACCAAGGTCGAATTCAAGGAGCCGGACAGGCTGCGGTGTCCGCAGTGCAAGGTGGTCTACCCGATCGTCGACGGGATCCCGGTGATGCTGATCGAGGCTGCCAAGCCGGAGTAGTCACCTCCTCGCCGGCGTGGCCGCGGCTCCCCGGGCGGCGACGCTTTCAGGCGGCGCACGCGTACTGGCTCGTGTCCTTTGGCGAGGAGTTGGCCTGAGCGTCTCGGATGTCGGAGGAGATCTCGTCGTCGGTGAGCGCGTAGGCCAGGTTCGGGTCGCTCGCGGACGTCGCGAACACGAGCCCGAGGACACGCCCTTTCAGGTCGACCAGGGGACCTCCTGAGTTGCCGGGGTGCACGCTCGCCTGGATCACGTAGATCTCGCGGGTGACCAGGTTCTGGTTGTAGATGTCGCGACCCTCCGCGTCGACCGTTCCGTCGACGACCGCCGGCACCACCTTCTCGTTCCCGCCGCCCGGGTACCCGATCACCGCTCCCAGCGTGCCCCGGCCGGCCGGGCCGAGCGCGAGCGCCGGTGACGAGTAGCCGGGCACGGAGAGGATCGCGACGTCCCGCTCCGGATCGAAGTACACGACCGTCGCCCTCAACCGGCTGCCGTTCGGAGTCAGCACCTCGTGGGCGGCCGTACCGGACACCACGTGCGCGTTGGTGACGATGTAGCCCCGGCCGACGGGGAAGCCGCTCCCGGTGACCAGGCCGCCGCAGCCCAGGCTCGTGACCTTGACGACCGATAGCGCGGCCTGGTTGACCCCGGGGGTATCGACCGACGCGGGGACCGCCAGCGGACCCGGGAGCGCCGGCTCGAGCCCGGCGAAGACGGGGGGGAACGAGACGCCCGACAGGATGCCCTCGACGCTGGCCAGGAAAGCGGGCGGCCTGGGCGCGACGGAATCGAGCGCGTGCAGCACGGCTGACCGCTGGATCTGGCGAGCGACCTCCTGGCTGGGGCCACGCGAGAAGCTGAGGCCGAGGAACCAGCACATGATCAGGACCGCGACCGTGGAGAGGACCGCCCCGCCCATGGAGTCGGTGGCGGTGTGGATGCCGGCGCGAAGAATGTTGCGCCGGATCGGCTCACCGGAGGCAAATCCAATGCTCGAACCGAGG
Above is a window of bacterium DNA encoding:
- a CDS encoding Trm112 family protein; amino-acid sequence: MKVGPVLLVEDYDAEVISEELLEVLACPKCHTKVEFKEPDRLRCPQCKVVYPIVDGIPVMLIEAAKPE
- a CDS encoding DUF1684 domain-containing protein; translated protein: MTDPISQSLLDLVDWRRRVGGLYRINGPDALTHFRRGRDELFRSHPQSPIEPEERSSFEGLHYFPPDPAYRLEARFEAGDGSELVIETGGEDGAVRYRRAGRLAFTLAGRTCRLTVLSLVQYAGGLFVPFRDATSGRETYGGGRYLFDTAKDTDGLVLELEPGSPEVVIDFNYAYNASCVYSPRWACPLAPPENFLPVPVRAGELVHHRSGRNRAI
- a CDS encoding MarP family serine protease; translated protein: MRSINLIDLVIVAAALIGLANGYRRGFWLSLAQYVGLLAGILLGALAAKPMLDYLQINNALARPLGAVLVLVIGGSLGSSIGFASGEPIRRNILRAGIHTATDSMGGAVLSTVAVLIMCWFLGLSFSRGPSQEVARQIQRSAVLHALDSVAPRPPAFLASVEGILSGVSFPPVFAGLEPALPGPLAVPASVDTPGVNQAALSVVKVTSLGCGGLVTGSGFPVGRGYIVTNAHVVSGTAAHEVLTPNGSRLRATVVYFDPERDVAILSVPGYSSPALALGPAGRGTLGAVIGYPGGGNEKVVPAVVDGTVDAEGRDIYNQNLVTREIYVIQASVHPGNSGGPLVDLKGRVLGLVFATSASDPNLAYALTDDEISSDIRDAQANSSPKDTSQYACAA